The Burkholderia mayonis genome window below encodes:
- a CDS encoding LysR family transcriptional regulator: protein MDLKQLRYFVAVAEELHFGRAAKRLFISQPALSFDIRKFENELGVQLFARTSKSVALTNAGEVLLGEARRLLLQAQEAQRLTIRSASGLAGRLRIGFVNSMLYRGLPSAVRRFETDYPNVEVVLKEMNTHEQVQAILRAHIDVGYAHWGTFPPEIAADTIFSEPFLCCLPAAHRLARRKRVDLAALAHEPFILFPRDAAPHYHDLIIAQCVSAGFSPEIRHEARLWQTVLTMIEFEMGVALVPSVLRQVRSERLRYLPLDGGALESHTLRLRRADEREPVAERFGTYLDDEIRRLRGAAK from the coding sequence ATGGACCTGAAGCAATTGCGCTACTTCGTCGCCGTCGCGGAAGAACTGCATTTCGGCCGAGCCGCAAAACGTCTCTTCATCTCGCAGCCGGCGCTCAGCTTCGACATCCGCAAGTTCGAGAACGAGCTCGGCGTGCAGCTGTTCGCGCGCACGAGCAAGTCGGTCGCGCTGACGAATGCGGGCGAAGTGCTGCTCGGCGAGGCGCGCCGGCTGCTGCTGCAGGCGCAGGAGGCGCAACGTCTGACGATTCGGTCGGCGTCGGGGCTCGCGGGGCGGCTGCGGATCGGCTTCGTCAATTCGATGCTGTACCGTGGGCTGCCGTCCGCGGTGCGGCGCTTCGAGACGGACTATCCGAACGTCGAGGTCGTGCTGAAGGAGATGAACACGCACGAGCAGGTGCAGGCGATTCTGCGCGCACATATCGACGTCGGCTACGCACACTGGGGCACGTTCCCGCCCGAGATCGCGGCCGACACGATCTTCTCTGAGCCGTTCCTCTGCTGCCTGCCTGCCGCGCACCGGCTTGCGCGGCGCAAGCGCGTCGATCTCGCGGCGCTCGCGCACGAGCCGTTCATTCTGTTTCCGCGCGACGCGGCCCCCCACTACCACGACCTCATCATCGCGCAGTGCGTCAGCGCCGGCTTCAGTCCGGAGATCAGGCACGAGGCGCGCTTGTGGCAGACGGTGCTGACGATGATCGAGTTCGAGATGGGCGTCGCGCTCGTGCCGAGCGTGCTGCGCCAGGTGCGCAGCGAGCGGCTGCGCTACTTGCCGCTCGACGGCGGCGCGCTCGAATCGCACACGCTGCGGCTGCGGCGGGCGGACGAGCGGGAGCCAGTCGCCGAGCGGTTCGGCACGTATCTGGACGACGAGATTCGGCGGCTGCGCGGTGCGGCGAAGTGA
- a CDS encoding IS5 family transposase codes for MGPKLPVTEGDFFRQPLREQINLKHPLIRLADLIDWARLSTTMSASFASSRGRPATSPRLIAGLLYLQHAFDLSDEEVVWQWLENPYWQVFTGETYLQTKPPIDPSSLTRWRKRLGEAGVEELLAETIEAAKRAKVIKTTSLKRVIVDTTVMEKAIAHPTDSRLLERCREHLVKAAAQHGLKLRQNYNREAPRLAGQIGRYAHAKQYKRMKKALRTLRSRVGRVMRDVERQLEGVVQQSRAELEDLISRTKRILTQKQKDKNKLYALHAPEVECLAKGKARKPYEFGVKVSITTTHKEGLVVGARSMPGNPYDGHTLAEALEQAAILSDVQPEIAVVDRGYKGVAVDGVKVYHPGLRRGITRGLRAMIRRRSAIEPAIGHMKADGKLDRNWLKGSLGDAIHAVLCGAGHNLRMILRNLRLFYALILVALLSFRAAAPSAA; via the coding sequence ATGGGTCCGAAGTTGCCGGTGACAGAGGGAGATTTCTTCCGCCAACCGCTGCGCGAGCAGATCAATCTGAAGCATCCGTTGATTCGCCTGGCCGATCTGATCGACTGGGCTCGGTTGAGCACGACGATGAGTGCGAGTTTCGCATCGTCTCGTGGCCGACCGGCAACGTCGCCGCGTTTGATCGCAGGGCTGCTGTACTTGCAGCACGCGTTCGACCTGTCGGATGAAGAGGTCGTCTGGCAATGGCTGGAGAACCCGTACTGGCAAGTGTTCACCGGCGAGACGTACTTGCAGACGAAACCGCCGATCGATCCGTCGAGCCTGACGCGCTGGCGTAAGCGCCTGGGCGAAGCCGGCGTTGAAGAACTGTTGGCTGAGACGATCGAAGCGGCCAAACGCGCAAAGGTCATCAAGACGACGAGCCTGAAGCGGGTGATTGTCGATACGACGGTGATGGAAAAGGCGATTGCGCATCCCACCGATTCGCGCCTGCTCGAACGTTGCCGGGAACATCTGGTGAAGGCCGCCGCCCAGCACGGGCTGAAGCTGCGGCAGAACTACAACCGCGAAGCGCCGCGTCTGGCGGGCCAGATCGGGCGCTATGCGCATGCGAAGCAGTACAAGCGGATGAAGAAGGCGCTGCGCACTTTGCGTTCACGAGTGGGGCGCGTGATGCGTGACGTGGAGCGGCAACTGGAAGGCGTTGTTCAGCAAAGTCGCGCGGAGTTGGAAGACTTGATCAGCCGCACGAAGCGGATTCTCACGCAGAAGCAGAAGGACAAAAACAAGCTGTATGCGCTGCACGCGCCGGAAGTGGAGTGCCTGGCGAAAGGCAAAGCGCGCAAGCCGTACGAATTTGGCGTGAAGGTGTCGATCACCACGACGCACAAGGAAGGTCTGGTAGTCGGAGCTCGTTCAATGCCGGGCAATCCATACGACGGGCACACGTTGGCCGAAGCGTTAGAACAAGCGGCGATCCTGAGCGATGTGCAGCCGGAGATCGCCGTCGTCGACCGCGGCTACAAGGGCGTCGCCGTCGATGGTGTGAAGGTCTATCACCCAGGTTTGCGACGCGGTATCACACGCGGCCTGCGAGCAATGATCCGGCGTCGCAGCGCAATCGAACCGGCCATCGGGCACATGAAGGCCGACGGCAAGCTCGATCGAAATTGGCTCAAGGGTTCGTTGGGCGATGCGATTCATGCGGTGCTGTGCGGCGCTGGCCACAACCTGCGGATGATCCTGCGCAACCTGCGGCTTTTTTACGCCCTGATTCTCGTCGCTTTGCTCAGCTTCCGAGCCGCTGCGCCGTCGGCGGCGTAG